A stretch of DNA from Lotus japonicus ecotype B-129 chromosome 4, LjGifu_v1.2:
taagttTAAGTTTGTAACACAAAGAAGAGAtgataattattgatagtataatatTACTAAAACACCCCCATTTAATATTATTAGTAACATGTGCaagtgcaactattaaattttaCCTTAGATAGAGATGAATGTAGTTGATAGAGAAGAATTGTGATTGATTAATATGAAAGacgataagtgagagaaaatttattaaataagagtatagatgaaaaaaaataaaaaataaatgcacTAATTtcctaaaacaacaaactttttgGAAGAATTCTGAGGCTTGTgtcaaatgttttctggaggcttcggccgagtgaacttattgagacgtgtgtctccgttttctgagaggcttcggtcgtttactagtttctgtcattactgttttctagtggataagacatggttattgttgataccttgattgttgttatgttgaaatagtgagctgagttagtatgcattttgatgagacgtatgtttgttgataatatgaataacatgtgattatgttgatttgattattgaatttgagattgttgtttgagtgaccactgagttggatgagatgttttggtttgcttgaagtggcgatgaggtgggtttgtcccacaggattgtcccgtctgtcgagacgttataaagtggcaatgaggtggatttgtcccacgcgattgtcccgtcttttgagacgctaaagtggcgatgaggtgggtttgtcccacgagattgtcccgtctttcgaggtgTTATAAAGTGACAATGAGGTGGAtttgtcccacgcgattgtcccgtcttttgagacattataaagtggcgatgaggtgggtttgtcccgcgggattgtcctgtcttttgagacgctaaagtggcgatgaggtgggtttgtcccacgtgattgttccgtcttgcgagacgttattgcttgattgatattgttgaggattattgatatctgatttattgttatattgttgaggattattgagatctgatttgttgttatattgttgaggttgttgatatccgAATTGATTATATTGTTGGTTTGACGATATCTGATTTGGTTTacattgtgggttttgttgatatatgagttgatttgtattgttggttttgttgaaatttgatCTACATATATACTGTTGAAGTTATCGTTAGCTGAATTTATCTATGCTGTTAAGTTATTGATTCACGAGTTagtttatgttgttaagttttgttaatatctgttttaaaaccatatcgttTAATTCTGTTAAATATAGGATTTGATTTCACGATCGATaggatgagttgtcatctaatttgagttaaattgctagtttatttaccatgctaagtaatcaaatttgaatagcatgattttctcttttatacgtggtaattgtatggagttaaccctttatgtttgctatttgttgtttgggcgcttaacgttATTAGGCGATGGAaaatcttcgatggagcttgaccttcgtacgagtcggagaggagaacttgaagaactgtggaagacttgaagaatagagtcgggtgtagggttagagccttgggttaaagagctaaccattattggtttaagcttgcataatgattttagaaatttatatttgaggtttcgggtactcgccttgttcaagaCTTGAGGTAAAtctctttgtagttgggagtatgcatgacatgttttggaagtacatttgaaaagaaaaaaaatatactcgtgtttatgtatcattttggaaaacattgtatatttattttattagattgttaccgtaaccccctgaaattcggggcgttacactctTGGTCTGTGACATTATGCTCCATCAACATTCTTGGTCATTATGTCAATTTCTAACGTTTTTGTCTAATGTGACACATTTTAAATGACGTAGATGCTTATTAGGAGAGAGACGAAGTTGGCTGAAAAAAAATTTTAGTCCCCCACAGATTCCTATTGTGCAAACTGAGTCCTTAATCTTTAAAAATACCAGAAACTTCATAATCTTGATCTCATTATTCATCATCTCTTTCATTGCTACCTAGAAAAACTCGTAATATAGTTCCAATAAGAAATATTGGAAAGAAAACTCTAATTGATGGGTTcaggagaaaaatcatcaatCCAAAATCatcttcaaagaaaaaaaaccctTAAATCCCCATGTCcaaataccaaaaaaaaaggaagagggAAGGTGCACCAACAACACGGTAATTCAAAGAAGAAGGGAGAGGAAATAGAAATACAAGGGGAAGAGGGATGGTTCGATCTCAATTATGAAAATCGAAACCCAAACCCCTAATCACGAGTCCTAAATCCAAATTGTGATACCCCTAAAAAACACAAATCTGGGTTTGATAAAGCTTTAATTTTTATATGTTATAATGATTTTGCATATAGAAAGGGGATAATGATTTTGGGTTGTTCTGATTTTCTaggtttgagtttttttttttgttacaagaggaaaattaacAGACAAATGAAACTACGCACACGTGTCTAAATACAAGGCCTCAAAGATAAAGGATGGGGCTGACCCCAAATCTGGTTCAACGACCCCTCACGGGAAGCCTTCTTCGCAAGAAAGTCCGTTATGTTGTTCTTCTCATGCTTGATATGAATAATAGATAATCGCCAATCCTTCTTCAACCAAGCTTGCACGCCCATAATTACCTCTCTATCCCAGAATGTGGTGGTTGTCCCCGGATTCTGGAGCACCCGGACCACTTCAACGCAATCCGACTCACAGACCGAGCTGTGTATGCCCAGGTTCCATGCGTGTGTCAGGCCTAATTCAACTGCTCAGAGCTCCGCTTGAAACGCAGACCCAAGCTCGTGGCTTGTTGATGTTGCAGACCTCCATGACCCTCCGGGACCTTGTAGCATCGCCGCGTATCCAATTCTCCTCCTCACCCGATCCCAACTACCATCCACCGTCAGGTAATAATCAGAATTCAAGGTCCCTCCATCGTTATTAAGGAGATGAATGATGGAAGATGAAAAacttgatgaagatgaagaacaattttggattttttaatttttaattaattttttgactTAATTGCATTTTGGTCCACAAATCCAAACGGAAAATAGAAGAGGGACCAAGAATGTGGACGGGGGTAATGTCGGAGACTAAGAGTGCtgctatttttaaattttaaagacTCTGTATGCACAACAAAAATTCATGGGGACCAagaatgcttttaagcctttttttgTCAATTGTTCAAAGTTCACTCAACACCCAAAAAGTTGCTTGGAGCCTTAAAATATCAAACTCCAACTTCATTAATACTTATTTTTGGTCTGCAAGTATTCTTTTTTGTCAAAGAATTTTGCTGTTGAAAGGCGTAAACTCATAAAAGCCCACAATGGATAAGAAAAAGAAGCCCAATCGACTTCAATTGGGCATATACtgtcaaatttatatttataagcAATGTTATGAAAACTGGACCGGACCAGTAAAAATTAGTGGTTTACCAGTTTCAACCGGTTCATTGAAAAAGTCCCAAGGAGCTGCATTTTGTCCAGCCTGCAAccagaaaaatgaaaagaaattaaaCATAGAAAGAAACCCTTCTCTTCTCTTACAAGCTCTTCTACTCTTCTCAGCAACTGCTCCCTCTATCTTACCATAAAGTATAGTTGCATTTTAACACTAAAGTTCATCATTTATGAATGGTGGAAAACAAATGAAAGATGACGAAAAGGGATGCGACTGAATGGGAGAGGAGAGTACAATCAGGGGCAGAACTTAGTGGTGACATAGGGGAGCCAAGGCTCCCCCAAAATTTTAGAAAAACcttatataatgaataatatgaATAAATATTTTGTGTTTAACGAGacattatataaaataaaaggcGTAAGCGTTTACGACACAAGTCTCATCCTAGTGGTATGTAAACTTGGATATCTACCGGAGGACGGGGGTTCATCTCCTCCTTGACCCCATTTTTAGTTTATATTCCTCATAATTTTATTACTTGACTAACTATCCAGAGCTAATGTGTgtagaaattttaattttttttaatactttAAATATTTATTGAGACTTCATTCACATGATTTTACGGCGGAGACTTCGGTCCACCACCTGTTTAGGGAGGCACCCGTGCCCATCTTTCCTGGTCATTAAtttattcatattttaattgaatGATCTAGATTAGTGCAGGAAAATAATTATGGTTAGGTCTTATACGCTATTGGCATATAATATCTAGTCCTATATCATTTCTATATTAATAATGGGCTTAATCCTTAAATTAGTcattgtctttgtctcgccgtctgatctaagtccctcaccggaaaaatttgtggaatacaTCCATATTTTTGCAAAACGTATGGAGTCAGTCCTCgtcggagcccggagctccggcgaatGATGATTTGACCTGCTGACTGGATTAATAACACttacgtggatttaaaaaaaataaaaaaattaacacatcagaaaattaaattaaattaataaaaataaaacaaattaacaaaattaaccctaatctaattaacaaatcccctttcaatttcttttttaaCAAACCCAAAATCCTTCATCATCCACCGGTCTATCTTCATCATTCTAACCCAGGAAAATCAAGTCCAGAACCGTCCACTCAAATCCTTTCTTCTTCCCCTCTTTTATCATCAACCCAGGAAAATTAAAAACCCATATATGCATTAGAAATCCAACCTTTTAATCCATATGGGCCAATTACCACCGTCCCAGGAAAATTAAAAACTCAACCTTTCAATCCATAACATGAGTTCATAGAAAGTCCTAAACCATCAGATCCAATTTGTGAAAGCAAACACTGAAATTCAACACACGCCAGACACCAGAAAGCAAGAACTTGTGAAAGAAACAggtggagaagagaaaagaggggaagaagAAAGGGTTTGAGATTCAAAAAACCTAGAAGCAaaagagaaagggaaaaaatccaaatctgaatcATTGAACCCAGATCCGGATCCATTGAATCTTTGACCCACATGATCGAGATCCAGATCGGAATCATCATCAACCCATTCATCTCCCACTCCCCCCTCCATCAAAGGAACAAATCGAAAACCCagatcagaatcatcatcaacCCATTCATCTACAGCGATAGTGCGACGCGAAGATGGAGGTTTGAACTTGTTTGGCAGCGGTGCTGGTTCGCGGGAGATCGTGTGGTGGTTGGGTGCTCCGTGATGGTGGCTCCATGAAGACTCAGAGGTTGGTGATGGATGATGTGTGCGGAGGAAGGAAGGaaaggggagttgggtttggggcccccctatggggctccccgccccacttaaagtggggaaattactggaacgcccccctttaatagaatacggaagcaacatttccgtattcaatacggaagtcttatatccgtattatattagtatgtaaaccggcaagggtttattcaaacccatttcaaacttcattccgtattttgccaagctcttctcccctcttcaaccttcgatctctgtcgctccccttgcttgaaccgtgtacttgaaaggttccatcatctccatcaaagctcttcacaaccccattctcagaattgaaacctagaggtaaggatttttggattttccccatttaacttgaaattatgttaatcattgaaccctagggtagtcgattgttgcttgtgtagaggtattgttggctgaaatgtcttgaatgtggtttgggtttagggccgatagctcattgtcgttaatggcgtttctgggtaaatacggatcacaggtttccgtattgaatatggaaaatggttttcagtattcagtatggaacatggttttccgtattgaatacggaaaaacgttttccgtattcatctcagaaccaaacccaacacttataattgattctgggttcagaatcaattatagaaggtttccaaagcatttgtgagtagtttctagatgccataattgattattaggaaaataaaagttgatccaagcatgcataatccacagaagatccgattatcatctatgtacttataaaattctaggaattttccatttgcttgcatcatgtttctgtctatggctgaaatggtatatatagtgaatgtttgctctgaatatatagtgagaatgaagaacagaaagaggtctcatgcttctagtgaggatgtcggggctactgaggatagacaccggcggttacatgcttctagccggcgcggcgatcatgctgcaacctctcaggcggtggaggcttcagctccagttgtttctccgccgtctcccatgattgaggttcctctggttgattatccgccgtctcccacggttgagatacctacagttgtttctccgccctctcccatggttgagtcatcaggcgaggagtcctcaggcgaggagtcctcaggcgaggagtcctcaggcgaggagtcttccggcgaggagtcatcaggcgaggcctcatccggcatgggaggatctgacgaggatagtattcctctgcctactgttgatgctgatgtcctgccgccagagcagggggagcagggggcacagggtggcgaggaggacctgatccagaggttgccgccgtttccgggggggcctgttgagctatcgctcctcacccattatgctgatcacaaggctccctgggcgtggcatgcactcctacgcacagacgagcggtatgtggaccgtcgacagttgaaggtggccacagctggggggaaggtttggaaccttgcttgtgatggtgattcagacagtcacaggcgggttcgagagttgattgagcagacgggtcttcatcagctaccctattgcagctacccggtgacagatgcaggccttattttggcccttgtggagcgatggcttgaggagactagtagcttccacatgccgttcggggagatgactatcaccttggacgacgtgtcggctcttctccatctccccatggggtcgaggttctatacgcctgggaggggggagagggacgagtgtgcagcgctctgtgctcagttgatgggaggatctgttggtatttatgaggctgagtttgatacgaataggtcccagactattcgctttggggtcttgcagacccggtatgaggctgcgttggcgggtatgtcttaattattattgtattgtctttgtatctattattattgcattgttataaactattaacttaattcacttcattgtagagcaccgatatgaggacgctgcacggatttggctggtgaaccagctaggcgccacgctctttgctagcaagagcggaggctaccatacgaccgtctactggatagggatgttggaggatcttggtcgagtgtgcgagtacgcgtggggcgcgattgcgctcgctacgctatacgaccagcttagtcgagcgtccaggagggggacgacccagatgggaggttttagctcgctcctgctaggatgggtctacgagtacctttctgaccgcgtcattatccgtagggcggatccggagtactcgcaggaccagcctagggcgcggcggtgggctatgtcccgggtcgggcatgcaggccttgatgagaggcgagtcatgctcgatgagctgacggtggatgacgttatatggaccccatttgaggaccatcgggctcatcgaccacgggatccgagggccatgtattctggctacatccggtcgccatttggccgtgttgttcgacggcatctaccagagagggttctgcgccagtttggcttcatacaggatgtccctcgacacccctctgagatccagacgtctgggtcccttgctgagaccgcagatgctgcctttgctgagtttgcgccgcacctccgccctcaggggatccccgctacatatccgggagaggctgtggaggattacatgaggtggtacagcgctgtgtcccatcggttcatcatccctgatgataggagggaggagttcagtgcagtggtaagtttgaattttattttccattcaattgtgattttttgttcatgatattttatttgtatctaatgtatctacattatttttgcagactgttatgcgtcgggccgtggacttgttggagcagtcactcgaggtgccagatgctcctgcagagggcacgcattcccgatccctcactgagagggcgctggatcttattagatccaatgccttcattggtacccaaggggtagcctttgctgctgtccgaggagctagagctgcaggaggcagaggtcgtggagacagagcgcgtggaggcagaggccgtggaggcagagcccgtggagagggtgctcctgcagagggtgctcctgcagagggtgcgcgtggaggcagaggccgtggatgcagagcccgtggacctagaggtcgtagaggggccggtaggggtcggggcgagtgattgactgtatatttgtatattttttttgtatttttatattatgacatgtgactctttgtattaggactctctttatattaatcatgctttctattttcACTCATTATATGCCGACTCTTGTATTGAAAAAAACCCGTATAACTACACCGTAAATAATCAAAGGCAGgataagtaacataaataattcatggcaaacagtttaaagggtacacgaaattattcagaagcaacacgaaaacaaaattaatcctcagtgatatcgatgaagtcgtggggtccgctatcctgtggaaatactttgactatgttgggcaacgttatattcagata
This window harbors:
- the LOC130715623 gene encoding protein MAIN-LIKE 2-like gives rise to the protein MKNRKRSHASSEDVGATEDRHRRLHASSRRGDHAATSQAVEASAPVVSPPSPMIEVPLVDYPPSPTVEIPTVVSPPSPMVESSGEESSGEESSGEESSGEESSGEESSGEASSGMGGSDEDSIPLPTVDADVLPPEQGEQGAQGGEEDLIQRLPPFPGGPVELSLLTHYADHKAPWAWHALLRTDERYVDRRQLKVATAGGKVWNLACDGDSDSHRRVRELIEQTGLHQLPYCSYPVTDAGLILALVERWLEETSSFHMPFGEMTITLDDVSALLHLPMGSRFYTPGRGERDECAALCAQLMGGSVGIYEAEFDTNRSQTIRFGVLQTRYEAALAEHRYEDAARIWLVNQLGATLFASKSGGYHTTVYWIGMLEDLGRVCEYAWGAIALATLYDQLSRASRRGTTQMGGFSSLLLGWVYEYLSDRVIIRRADPEYSQDQPRARRWAMSRVGHAGLDERRVMLDELTVDDVIWTPFEDHRAHRPRDPRAMYSGYIRSPFGRVVRRHLPERVLRQFGFIQDVPRHPSEIQTSGSLAETADAAFAEFAPHLRPQGIPATYPGEAVEDYMRWYSAVSHRFIIPDDRREEFSAVTVMRRAVDLLEQSLEVPDAPAEGTHSRSLTERALDLIRSNAFIGTQGVAFAAVRGARAAGGRGRGDRARGGRGRGGRARGEGAPAEGAPAEGARGGRGRGCRARGPRGRRGAGRGRGE